The following are from one region of the candidate division WOR-3 bacterium genome:
- a CDS encoding phosphate butyryltransferase: protein MRINNFRELEEAVKKLSPVSLAVAAASDDEVIGSLDLAVKAGFLGKCFLAGDKGKIEKSLKNAGRNLKKTEILEAAEDREAAFLAVKAVRDNEAQILVKGSLKSELYLKAILDRESGIKSSSVLSNLSVFEMKSYPKFFAISDNAIIIYPTLEEKISIIENTRKMWRAFGIEMVKVAAIAAVETVSSKMQATLDAAALSIMSSRGQLKNFIIEGPVGYDAAISRECALHKGLKNSVVCGDLDFILAPNLETANSLGKSYKFHGGATWGGLVFGAKAPCVLNSRSDDERNRYNSLLIARAIVHGEPLTISEEKK, encoded by the coding sequence TTGAGAATTAATAATTTTCGAGAACTCGAAGAGGCGGTGAAAAAGCTTTCGCCTGTTTCGCTTGCGGTAGCCGCGGCTTCGGACGATGAAGTAATTGGCAGTCTCGATTTGGCTGTAAAAGCAGGTTTTTTAGGGAAATGCTTTCTCGCCGGTGATAAAGGCAAAATCGAAAAAAGCCTTAAAAACGCGGGAAGGAATTTGAAAAAAACCGAGATATTGGAAGCTGCTGAAGACAGGGAAGCCGCTTTTTTGGCAGTAAAGGCGGTAAGGGATAATGAAGCTCAAATACTCGTAAAGGGAAGCCTTAAATCAGAATTGTATTTGAAAGCGATACTCGACAGAGAAAGCGGGATTAAATCTTCCTCTGTTCTCTCTAACCTCAGTGTTTTCGAGATGAAGAGTTATCCCAAATTCTTCGCAATAAGCGACAACGCAATAATAATATACCCAACTCTCGAAGAGAAAATTTCAATAATTGAAAATACGAGAAAAATGTGGAGAGCTTTTGGAATTGAAATGGTCAAAGTGGCCGCTATTGCAGCTGTCGAAACGGTAAGCTCTAAAATGCAGGCGACTCTCGACGCCGCGGCTCTTTCGATCATGTCTTCAAGGGGACAATTGAAAAACTTCATAATTGAAGGGCCGGTAGGATACGACGCCGCTATAAGCAGAGAGTGCGCACTTCATAAAGGATTAAAAAATTCCGTTGTCTGCGGAGACCTCGATTTCATTCTCGCGCCGAATTTAGAGACAGCGAATTCCCTGGGTAAAAGTTATAAATTTCACGGTGGAGCGACCTGGGGAGGGTTGGTGTTCGGAGCAAAAGCCCCCTGCGTTCTAAATTCACGGTCTGACGACGAAAGAAACCGCTATAATTCTCTTTTGATCGCGCGTGCGATAGTTCACGGTGAACCCCTTACCATAAGCGAGGAAAAAAAATGA
- the buk gene encoding butyrate kinase produces MGKNHLILVVNTGSTTTKCSLFKQNGDNVEVQTSAVMEHSDDLIHKYPNIAAQVDFREELIQNFVKGALPEKEKVNGIGAIGGMLPPVPSGVIELNETLADFSLNRPVYQHASNLAAPIAFRLSKFLKAVSYVVDPVGVDELNPIARISGCPEFPRFSFVHALNIRATVRKLAKELNKDFHEMRCVVCHLGGGFSIAPFDRGKIVDSDNRMEGAPFTPERAGGVPPIPLLEACFSGKYKREELHKKLYGAGGIYSYLGTKDIREVVRRINEGDKYAKFIYDAMIYQICKEIGSMASVLDFDFDGIIITGGVAKECYLTGEIKRKCSKLGMVYVYPGENENEAIATSVSMVLTGKEKAMKWPQCIVKIDDKKPYEIFKSLKS; encoded by the coding sequence ATGGGTAAAAATCATCTAATTTTAGTCGTAAACACTGGCTCCACGACCACAAAATGCTCGCTATTCAAGCAAAACGGAGATAATGTTGAAGTTCAAACTTCGGCGGTAATGGAACATTCCGATGATTTGATCCATAAATATCCGAATATTGCGGCACAGGTGGATTTCAGAGAGGAGCTAATACAAAACTTTGTGAAGGGAGCTCTCCCGGAAAAAGAAAAGGTAAATGGCATAGGTGCCATTGGAGGGATGTTGCCGCCTGTCCCGAGTGGAGTGATAGAACTGAACGAAACCCTCGCGGATTTCAGCCTGAACAGACCTGTTTATCAGCACGCTTCAAATCTCGCGGCTCCGATCGCTTTCAGGCTTTCAAAATTTTTGAAAGCCGTTTCCTACGTCGTGGATCCTGTCGGTGTAGATGAGCTCAATCCAATAGCCAGAATTTCAGGTTGTCCGGAATTTCCTCGTTTTTCTTTTGTCCATGCTTTGAACATTAGAGCGACAGTCAGAAAACTCGCCAAGGAACTCAACAAAGACTTCCATGAGATGAGATGCGTGGTTTGCCATCTCGGAGGAGGTTTTTCAATAGCCCCTTTTGACAGAGGTAAAATAGTTGACAGCGACAACAGAATGGAAGGAGCCCCCTTCACCCCTGAAAGGGCGGGAGGAGTTCCTCCTATACCACTCCTCGAAGCTTGTTTTTCCGGCAAGTATAAAAGAGAGGAACTGCATAAAAAACTTTACGGAGCGGGCGGCATTTACTCTTATCTCGGCACAAAAGACATAAGAGAAGTAGTCAGGAGGATAAACGAGGGAGACAAATACGCGAAGTTTATATACGATGCCATGATTTACCAAATATGCAAAGAGATTGGATCAATGGCTTCGGTTCTCGATTTTGACTTTGACGGAATTATAATCACCGGCGGGGTGGCAAAGGAATGTTACCTGACTGGTGAGATAAAGAGAAAATGCTCAAAATTGGGTATGGTATATGTCTATCCGGGAGAAAACGAAAATGAAGCGATTGCGACAAGCGTTTCCATGGTGTTGACAGGAAAAGAGAAGGCAATGAAATGGCCACAATGTATCGTAAAGATAGACGACAAAAAGCCTTATGAAATTTTCAAGAGTTTAAAAAGCTGA
- a CDS encoding sodium:solute symporter family protein: protein MSIYALIILAYFVLVVILGFLTKKTASKSVAEFLVAGRNLGIIVCAVVVSAEWLGGMSTIGVSEKAFKTGSLQPIFYNISTAVGMIIIGFTVAAHYRRKSVHTVSEMIESIFGSSAKTISALAFLIAYIILTYVQLQTCSSVIAPLFNINWIWAVLISSVIITIYTYFGGMHALAITGIVYLVTMYVGLGAAFIIGLFKVGGFGPLRDVLIAKGAPVNMYNPFSAGVSDAFALLLGGVLGGMAAQASIQPIFSARNVKTAKWSSVLAGLIVAPFGLMAAFLALYAKTGLFFDTTNVKANEILPTLLQTPSFIHPVLGGIALAGVLAAILSTVGPVNFAVVTIAAKDIYHGIINKNAEDKKVVSTAKKLVILVNIITVPLAILLRGGILDTAYVSYAIRAIGAIVILMGIYAKGWITPLGVKLSFILGTIVVFLTIVAKQLGIFTVDKTYSAVVTTIVIIAVSTILDKLFSKKTAK from the coding sequence ATGAGTATTTACGCTTTGATTATACTCGCGTATTTTGTTTTGGTAGTCATTTTGGGATTTTTGACAAAAAAAACAGCGAGCAAGTCTGTCGCGGAATTTCTTGTAGCAGGAAGAAACCTGGGAATAATTGTCTGCGCTGTCGTCGTATCCGCTGAATGGCTCGGCGGAATGAGCACAATAGGCGTCAGCGAAAAGGCGTTCAAGACAGGTTCGCTTCAGCCAATTTTCTACAACATCTCCACAGCTGTAGGCATGATAATAATCGGCTTCACCGTAGCTGCGCACTACAGGAGAAAGAGCGTTCACACCGTCAGTGAGATGATAGAATCGATTTTTGGTTCCAGCGCGAAAACCATTTCCGCCCTGGCTTTTCTTATCGCCTACATAATTCTCACGTATGTCCAGCTTCAGACCTGCTCGAGCGTCATAGCTCCGCTTTTTAACATCAATTGGATATGGGCTGTTCTGATATCTTCGGTTATTATAACCATATACACGTATTTCGGGGGAATGCACGCCCTCGCAATAACAGGAATAGTCTACCTTGTGACTATGTACGTGGGTTTAGGCGCGGCTTTTATCATAGGGCTTTTCAAGGTCGGGGGTTTTGGTCCTCTTCGCGATGTATTGATCGCCAAGGGCGCGCCTGTTAATATGTACAATCCCTTTAGTGCTGGAGTCAGCGACGCTTTTGCTCTTCTTTTAGGCGGTGTCCTAGGAGGAATGGCGGCCCAGGCGAGTATACAGCCAATATTTTCTGCGAGAAACGTGAAAACCGCAAAATGGTCGTCTGTTTTGGCTGGGCTGATTGTAGCTCCTTTTGGATTGATGGCGGCCTTTCTGGCTCTGTACGCGAAGACAGGTCTGTTTTTCGACACGACAAACGTAAAAGCGAACGAGATTCTGCCGACTTTGCTTCAGACACCTTCGTTCATTCACCCTGTTCTCGGAGGTATAGCACTCGCGGGAGTTCTCGCCGCTATTTTGTCAACAGTAGGTCCGGTCAATTTCGCCGTTGTGACTATTGCCGCCAAAGATATTTATCACGGAATCATCAACAAAAACGCTGAAGACAAAAAAGTTGTCTCGACCGCTAAGAAGCTTGTCATACTCGTAAACATCATCACTGTCCCTTTGGCGATTCTATTGAGGGGTGGAATTCTCGACACCGCCTATGTTTCCTACGCCATTCGGGCAATAGGGGCGATTGTAATACTCATGGGAATATATGCCAAAGGATGGATAACTCCTCTCGGCGTCAAACTTTCTTTTATATTGGGCACCATCGTCGTCTTTTTGACGATTGTTGCCAAACAGCTTGGAATTTTCACTGTTGACAAGACCTACAGCGCTGTAGTGACTACAATAGTTATAATTGCTGTATCCACTATTCTCGACAAGCTATTTTCAAAAAAAACTGCAAAATGA
- a CDS encoding DEAD/DEAH box helicase, whose amino-acid sequence MHSLKSFSQLGLSQDALDAIEKKGFEEPTEIQKLVIPRMLSGIKDIVGQAQTGTGKTAAFGLPILEMVQCDKKVHALVLTPTRELAIQVSEELNSIKGSKNVSVVPIYGGQSIEEQFRRLKKGAEIIVGTPGRIIDHLKRKTIDLSLICVLVIDEADEMLNMGFIDEMEEILKHANPEKRTLMFSATMPERIMGTVKAYMKDYEVIKIRNNQMTTSLAEQIYFEVREEDKVEALCRIIDYEDDFYGLIFCRTKRDVDLLATRLLDRGYDVEGLHGDISQAQREKILDKFKKKHINILVASDVAARGLDVFNISHVINFSLPQDPESYVHRIGRTGRAGRKGTAVTFVTPYEYRKMFFIKKISKARITKADIPGVEEVIKMKFKRIQKELENAIRNYEDSDYSEWACDLVKKYGAEKTIGSLLKMTYFEKLDSSVYADIGVKKPGGATSENYIDNQGTARLFISVGKKDGFTPRKLVQMLTKKVKIRGNRIEEVEVFENFSFVTVPFSSAEEVIKKFSMQIKGRKASARRATARNK is encoded by the coding sequence ATGCACAGTTTAAAAAGCTTCAGCCAGTTAGGGCTTTCTCAAGACGCGTTGGATGCCATAGAAAAAAAGGGATTTGAAGAACCAACAGAAATTCAGAAGCTTGTCATCCCGAGAATGCTGTCAGGTATAAAAGATATAGTAGGCCAAGCACAGACCGGAACGGGGAAAACGGCGGCTTTCGGACTGCCGATTTTGGAAATGGTTCAGTGCGACAAGAAAGTTCATGCTCTCGTGCTGACACCTACGAGGGAATTGGCGATTCAAGTGTCGGAAGAGTTGAATTCCATCAAAGGCAGTAAAAATGTCTCGGTAGTTCCAATTTACGGAGGACAGTCTATTGAAGAGCAGTTTAGACGCCTTAAAAAGGGCGCGGAGATCATCGTCGGAACACCAGGCAGGATAATAGACCATTTAAAAAGAAAGACAATAGATTTATCGCTCATCTGCGTGCTGGTTATAGACGAAGCCGATGAAATGCTCAACATGGGTTTTATCGACGAGATGGAAGAAATTCTCAAACATGCCAACCCGGAAAAGAGGACTCTCATGTTTTCCGCGACGATGCCGGAACGAATTATGGGAACCGTAAAGGCATACATGAAGGATTATGAGGTTATTAAAATTCGGAACAATCAGATGACGACCAGCCTAGCCGAGCAGATTTATTTCGAAGTTCGCGAAGAGGACAAAGTTGAAGCCCTCTGTAGAATTATTGATTACGAAGACGACTTCTACGGATTGATTTTTTGCAGGACAAAAAGGGATGTAGATCTTCTGGCGACAAGGCTTTTGGACAGAGGGTATGACGTGGAAGGTCTTCATGGCGATATTTCTCAGGCTCAGAGAGAAAAGATTTTGGACAAGTTCAAAAAAAAGCATATAAACATTCTTGTGGCTTCTGATGTGGCAGCACGAGGCCTTGATGTTTTCAACATATCGCATGTAATCAACTTCTCTCTTCCACAGGATCCAGAATCTTATGTCCACAGGATTGGAAGGACAGGCAGGGCGGGAAGAAAGGGTACCGCCGTGACGTTTGTGACGCCGTATGAATATAGAAAAATGTTTTTTATAAAAAAAATTTCCAAAGCCCGAATAACAAAAGCCGACATACCGGGAGTGGAAGAGGTTATTAAAATGAAGTTTAAACGCATCCAAAAGGAACTCGAAAATGCCATAAGGAACTATGAAGACAGCGATTACAGCGAATGGGCATGCGATCTGGTAAAAAAATACGGCGCGGAAAAGACAATAGGCTCTCTTTTGAAGATGACATACTTTGAAAAACTCGACTCGAGTGTCTACGCAGACATAGGCGTGAAGAAACCAGGTGGGGCAACCAGCGAGAACTACATAGACAACCAAGGCACGGCGAGACTGTTTATTTCAGTCGGGAAAAAAGACGGATTTACGCCGAGGAAACTTGTTCAAATGCTTACAAAGAAGGTTAAAATTAGAGGCAATAGAATTGAAGAAGTCGAAGTCTTTGAAAACTTTTCCTTTGTGACTGTGCCTTTCTCCAGCGCAGAAGAGGTGATTAAGAAATTTTCTATGCAGATAAAAGGTAGAAAAGCTTCGGCAAGAAGGGCAACTGCAAGAAATAAATGA